AAATACAACCCCACAAACGGTGGACCTGCGGATACAGGTATTACACGATGGATTGAAAACGCTGCAAATAATTTCCTGAGAAACAGCAATAGTGGAGTCAGGAGGATCCCATATGAAATGGCTGTCAGAGCAGATACAACTCACGAGCATGATTATGTGAGGCCTTACATTGAAGACCTGGAACAGGTCATAGACATGGGGGCCATACGTTCCGCAAATCTCAGGATAGGCGCCGATGCAATGGGAGGGTCAGGGCTTGCATTCTGGGAGCCTGTTGCAGAGAGATACGGCCTGAATATCGAGATAAAAAACAGGTATGCTGATCCAACATTCCGTTTTATGACAGTTGATAAGGACGGCAGGATCAGGATGGACTGCTCCTCTCCTTACGCGATGGCGAGCCTTATTGATATGAAGGACCGTTATGACATTTCCTTCGGAAATGATCCCGACTTTGACCGGCACGGGATTGTCACCCCGGGCGGCGGCCTCATGAATCCCAATCATTATCTTTCCGTTGCCATCTGGTATCTCCTGCAATACAGAAAAGGGTGGAGGAGCGATGTTGCAGTGGGAAAGACACTGGTCAGCAGCAGCATGATAGACAGGGTAACAAAGCACCTGGGGAAAAGGCTTTCAGAAGTTCCAGTGGGATTCAAGTGGTTTGTGGATGGGCTCATTGATGGTTCCTTCTGCTTTGGGGGAGAAGAGAGTGCAGGCGCATCTTTTCTCAGAAAGGATGGAACAGTCTGGACTACGGATAAGGATGGGTTCATCATGGCCCTCCTTGCGGCAGAGATAACAGCAAAGACAGGACGCGATCCCGGAAAGCATTATAACGATCTGACGCAGATGTTCGGTAATCCTGTTTATGAGAGGACGGATGTTTCTGCAACGAGGGAACAGAAAAAGATTCTTGAAAAGCTATCACCGGAGCAGATTACTACAACTTCGCTGGCTGGAGAAAAAATCATCGCAACATTCACCACAGCCCCAGGAAACGGTGCGCCCATAGGTGGTCTCAAGGTGGTCACTGAAAACGGCTGGTTTGCCGCAAGACCATCGGGGACAGAGGATGTGTACAAGGTCTATGCCGAGAGTTTCAGGGGGATAGATCACCTCAGGAAGATTCAGGAAGAGGCTGAGAACCTGATCCTCAATGTATTCACGAATGTCTCATAACATCCGTCAATCAAAATTCACAACCCTGGTTCATTAATCCACACTTTTTCCATATTGAGAAGTATAGTGACAGAATATTTTACAGTGCAGTAACTGCTATAACTATTTGAAATATCAATATATTTGTTCGAGGACATGCGTTTAAGGTCTATTTGTTAAGCTTAAAATATGATG
The DNA window shown above is from Nitrospirota bacterium and carries:
- a CDS encoding alpha-D-glucose phosphate-specific phosphoglucomutase — its product is MALHPLAGKPAPQSLLINVPELITAYYALHPDVSDPAQAVTFGTSGHRGVSLQKGFNEDHILAITQAIVLYRKENRIDGPLFLGMDTHALSEPARVTALEVLSANGVNALIQKGGGYTPTPVVSHAILTYNRGRRSGLADGIVITPSHNPPESGGIKYNPTNGGPADTGITRWIENAANNFLRNSNSGVRRIPYEMAVRADTTHEHDYVRPYIEDLEQVIDMGAIRSANLRIGADAMGGSGLAFWEPVAERYGLNIEIKNRYADPTFRFMTVDKDGRIRMDCSSPYAMASLIDMKDRYDISFGNDPDFDRHGIVTPGGGLMNPNHYLSVAIWYLLQYRKGWRSDVAVGKTLVSSSMIDRVTKHLGKRLSEVPVGFKWFVDGLIDGSFCFGGEESAGASFLRKDGTVWTTDKDGFIMALLAAEITAKTGRDPGKHYNDLTQMFGNPVYERTDVSATREQKKILEKLSPEQITTTSLAGEKIIATFTTAPGNGAPIGGLKVVTENGWFAARPSGTEDVYKVYAESFRGIDHLRKIQEEAENLILNVFTNVS